One stretch of Paenibacillus sp. AN1007 DNA includes these proteins:
- the rsgA gene encoding ribosome small subunit-dependent GTPase A — translation MMNLKAYGYIETEENLDGLLPGRITESQRERFTVMTELGEVTALLKGSFYYHADMRTDFPCVGDFVLLRYSESGDSLIIKVLPRRSKFSRADYTGHAAGYAKTVLEQVVAANFDTVFILTSLNQDFNLNRILRYLTQARQSGGQPVIILTKADLAADYFPMLAAVQESIPDVPVHVISSHSGLGLNELASYLIPGQTVVFLGMSGVGKSSLLNVLLEKHVMKVQEIREGDSRGRHTTTHRQLFMLPSGAMVIDTPGMRELGLFDAEEGISASFTDIEELFSQCRFSDCRHQTEPGCAVLSALNSGSLTRERWEQYQSQQQENRFVQHRSSYLIDKRAKDKTNAMWSKQAKKNGGRKQ, via the coding sequence ATGATGAATTTGAAAGCTTATGGATATATAGAAACAGAAGAGAATTTAGATGGGTTATTGCCTGGCAGAATCACAGAATCTCAGCGGGAGCGCTTCACCGTCATGACTGAACTAGGTGAAGTCACAGCTCTACTGAAAGGCTCGTTTTATTACCATGCGGATATGCGGACTGATTTTCCGTGTGTCGGTGATTTTGTCCTGCTGCGGTACAGCGAAAGCGGTGATTCTCTGATCATTAAGGTGCTCCCCCGCCGCTCCAAGTTCTCACGTGCAGATTACACAGGCCACGCTGCCGGCTACGCCAAAACGGTACTGGAACAGGTTGTAGCCGCCAATTTCGATACTGTATTCATCCTTACTTCGCTGAACCAGGACTTTAACCTTAATCGTATTTTGAGGTACCTGACACAAGCCAGACAAAGCGGTGGTCAACCGGTCATTATTCTGACCAAAGCAGACCTTGCTGCAGATTATTTTCCCATGCTCGCAGCAGTTCAAGAAAGCATACCCGATGTACCTGTTCACGTGATCAGCAGTCATTCCGGTCTGGGGCTGAACGAACTAGCTTCTTATCTGATACCTGGTCAAACGGTTGTTTTTCTCGGTATGTCCGGCGTGGGCAAATCCTCACTGCTCAATGTGTTACTCGAAAAACATGTCATGAAAGTTCAGGAAATTCGGGAAGGCGACAGCCGGGGAAGACATACCACAACACATCGTCAACTATTCATGCTGCCCTCCGGAGCGATGGTTATTGATACGCCCGGGATGCGCGAGTTGGGTCTATTTGATGCTGAAGAAGGTATAAGCGCAAGCTTCACTGATATCGAAGAGCTGTTCTCCCAATGCCGATTCTCAGACTGCCGTCACCAGACCGAGCCTGGCTGCGCTGTTCTCTCCGCACTGAACAGCGGTTCGCTGACCCGTGAACGATGGGAGCAGTATCAATCGCAGCAGCAGGAGAACAGGTTTGTGCAGCACAGATCGAGCTATCTTATCGACAAAAGAGCGAAAGATAAAACAAACGCCATGTGGAGTAAACAAGCGAAGAAAAATGGAGGCCGCAAACAATGA
- a CDS encoding helix-turn-helix transcriptional regulator, which produces MNNLQYMSTKIAKLRRSSSMTQEELGRHLSVSAQAVSKWENGDSLPDLPLIVKLAETFGCSTDYLLGHEGGLTSLIPQIRETFHQLELTDRIEFLGQLITLTEGPASALPVRSDGHPSLVHIHLGPAGLGAWAKDRLVCIASPTFLEEAVETLRSEPGFPLNLLSDEVRLVLLHLLRDIDDLKPDYAVDEEMLREQLPDSIHLDEILTECIELGFVDRVRGGYRLNFRADLTVRLLVMIHQIINKQGSMNVTVGNS; this is translated from the coding sequence ATGAACAATCTTCAGTATATGAGCACCAAAATTGCAAAGCTTCGGAGGTCCAGCAGTATGACTCAGGAGGAGTTAGGAAGGCATTTATCCGTGTCCGCACAAGCAGTGTCCAAGTGGGAGAATGGCGATTCCTTACCCGATCTGCCACTGATTGTAAAGTTAGCCGAAACGTTTGGCTGCTCGACGGATTATTTATTGGGACACGAAGGTGGACTCACGTCGCTTATTCCTCAAATCCGCGAGACGTTCCACCAGCTGGAATTAACCGATCGGATTGAATTTCTTGGGCAGCTGATCACACTAACCGAAGGACCTGCATCTGCACTGCCGGTTCGTTCAGACGGGCATCCGTCTCTTGTACATATTCACCTTGGGCCAGCAGGGCTGGGTGCCTGGGCTAAGGATCGCCTTGTTTGTATTGCCTCACCGACGTTCTTGGAAGAAGCTGTTGAGACATTACGCAGCGAGCCAGGCTTCCCGCTGAACCTGCTGTCTGATGAGGTCCGCCTTGTTTTACTTCATTTATTGCGAGATATAGATGATCTGAAGCCGGATTATGCAGTAGATGAAGAAATGCTGCGGGAGCAGCTTCCAGACTCCATACATCTGGATGAGATCCTTACAGAATGCATTGAACTTGGGTTTGTCGACCGCGTGCGAGGTGGATACCGGCTGAACTTTCGGGCTGATCTTACGGTTCGGCTGCTCGTTATGATTCATCAAATCATCAATAAACAGGGGTCGATGAACGTAACCGTAGGGAATTCATAA
- a CDS encoding ATP-binding protein yields MRNWVKNENVQMIAVALATAAGAQFKINPFREDDFRIGLGVSILLFLLMIMPHLPYVKTGILTGLASITLQSADLIHHVHTLSVWDSMRDNLGAGLYYVVFAYGLSKIKYRFHEIPPLLLGGMITGIDFSSNFVELFVRGVLSGTNIFYMREWLYLLIVGGLRSYFVIGLYNSFAVRQIRLLHAEQEKRMEQMLSVNSGLYGEVFYLKKAMNTIEGITANSYELYRDLRDRDMNEYSQRTLGIAQQIHEVKKDSQRILAGLLKLYDNENTVNMSLSEVVHFAGKANRKYSEMLHKQIKIEIEQQYEGESPYYIPLLTVMNNLLANAVEAIEREGTIQVRVFEQENDIHFVVIDSGKGVPDAKRGVIFEPGYTTKFNEVGIAATGIGLSHVRDIVQSLEGQILVKSAPLGHGTAFSVIIPRASLMKEPGVESTLDHDRG; encoded by the coding sequence ATGCGCAATTGGGTCAAAAACGAGAACGTACAGATGATAGCCGTTGCCCTGGCTACAGCGGCAGGTGCACAGTTCAAAATTAATCCCTTTCGGGAGGATGATTTCCGAATTGGTCTGGGGGTCAGCATTCTTCTATTTCTGCTGATGATTATGCCGCATTTACCCTACGTGAAAACAGGGATTCTGACCGGGCTGGCAAGTATTACTCTCCAATCCGCTGATCTGATTCATCATGTTCACACCTTATCGGTATGGGACAGCATGCGGGATAACCTGGGGGCAGGTTTGTATTATGTGGTCTTTGCGTATGGGCTGAGCAAGATTAAATATCGTTTTCATGAAATTCCTCCGCTCCTGCTCGGAGGGATGATAACGGGGATTGATTTTTCTTCCAACTTCGTGGAGTTATTCGTGCGGGGCGTGCTGAGCGGGACCAATATTTTTTATATGCGTGAATGGCTGTATCTGCTTATTGTGGGCGGTCTGCGAAGTTACTTTGTGATTGGACTGTATAACAGTTTTGCAGTCAGACAGATCAGGCTTCTGCATGCAGAACAGGAGAAGCGGATGGAACAGATGTTAAGTGTGAATTCAGGACTTTATGGCGAGGTCTTTTATCTGAAAAAAGCGATGAATACAATTGAGGGCATTACGGCAAACAGCTATGAGCTGTATCGTGATCTGCGAGATCGGGATATGAACGAATACAGCCAGCGAACGCTGGGGATTGCGCAGCAGATTCATGAGGTGAAGAAGGATTCACAGCGTATTCTGGCAGGACTGCTGAAGCTTTATGACAATGAGAACACCGTTAATATGAGTCTTTCGGAAGTGGTACATTTTGCGGGGAAGGCCAATCGGAAATACAGTGAGATGCTGCACAAACAGATCAAAATCGAGATTGAGCAGCAGTATGAAGGAGAATCACCTTACTATATTCCACTGCTCACGGTCATGAATAACCTGCTTGCGAATGCAGTCGAGGCCATTGAGCGTGAAGGTACGATTCAAGTAAGAGTATTTGAACAGGAGAACGATATTCACTTTGTGGTGATCGATTCGGGAAAAGGGGTACCTGACGCGAAGCGCGGGGTTATTTTTGAACCCGGTTATACGACCAAGTTCAATGAAGTTGGCATAGCCGCCACAGGTATCGGGCTGTCACATGTACGTGATATCGTGCAGTCACTAGAAGGACAGATTCTGGTGAAGTCCGCTCCATTAGGGCATGGGACTGCATTCAGTGTCATAATTCCCAGAGCCAGTCTAATGAAGGAACCGGGTGTCGAAAGCACTCTTGACCACGATCGTGGATGA
- a CDS encoding SGNH/GDSL hydrolase family protein, protein MKLSSNEELEITAMSKVPHMRVHGRTTEDRSPLTLFWTGSAVELNVQGSELWVEVESSYDQLEPWISVIINGVPVSRQMLVRGRFWICIFRGMNPDAVKNVRIIKDVQAMSVDPGCSLQFHAVKTNGTFLPVEEKRLKIEFIGDSITSGEGAIGAKTEEDWVPMWFSALHNYTFMTAEALHAEYRVISQSGWGVLSSWDNNPRGNIPEYYEQVCGLLQGEQNKQLGALEPHEFSSWQPDVIVVNLGSNDDGAFHSPAWTDPLTGQVYKQRLNEDGTYHEEDLAKFEQASVQFLIQLRKNNPQAYIVWAYGMLGASMLPAIYRAADTYKSQTADHRVSIVQLPNTTLETIGARTHPGDLSHRRAADVLTEWIKGILK, encoded by the coding sequence ATGAAGCTCAGCAGCAATGAAGAATTAGAGATCACTGCCATGTCGAAGGTGCCGCATATGAGAGTGCACGGCAGAACAACGGAAGACCGTTCACCCCTGACTTTATTTTGGACAGGCAGCGCGGTCGAACTTAACGTGCAGGGCTCAGAACTGTGGGTGGAAGTAGAGTCATCATATGATCAGCTTGAGCCCTGGATCAGCGTTATCATTAACGGTGTTCCGGTCAGCCGGCAGATGTTGGTGAGGGGCAGATTCTGGATCTGTATATTCCGCGGCATGAACCCTGATGCAGTAAAAAATGTGCGTATTATTAAGGATGTACAGGCGATGAGTGTTGATCCGGGCTGCAGTCTGCAGTTTCATGCAGTGAAAACAAATGGCACCTTTCTACCGGTGGAAGAGAAGCGGCTTAAAATCGAATTTATTGGAGACAGCATCACTTCGGGTGAGGGAGCGATTGGCGCGAAGACGGAGGAGGACTGGGTCCCGATGTGGTTTAGTGCGCTGCACAACTATACGTTCATGACGGCTGAGGCGTTACACGCGGAGTACCGTGTCATCTCTCAGAGCGGTTGGGGCGTACTGAGCAGTTGGGACAACAACCCGCGCGGTAACATTCCAGAATATTATGAACAGGTCTGCGGCCTGCTGCAGGGTGAACAGAATAAACAACTTGGTGCGCTGGAGCCGCATGAATTCAGCTCTTGGCAGCCGGACGTAATCGTGGTTAATCTCGGCAGTAATGATGATGGCGCATTTCATTCTCCAGCATGGACTGACCCGCTCACCGGACAGGTGTACAAGCAGCGTTTGAATGAAGATGGAACGTATCATGAAGAAGACTTGGCCAAGTTTGAGCAGGCTTCTGTACAATTTCTGATCCAACTGCGGAAAAATAATCCGCAAGCATATATCGTCTGGGCTTATGGCATGCTTGGAGCATCCATGCTGCCCGCGATATACCGTGCGGCTGACACATATAAAAGCCAAACAGCAGATCACCGGGTTTCCATCGTGCAGCTTCCCAATACAACCCTGGAAACGATAGGCGCAAGAACACATCCTGGTGACCTGTCACATCGCAGAGCGGCTGATGTACTAACCGAATGGATTAAAGGAATTCTGAAATAA
- a CDS encoding AbfB domain-containing protein, with amino-acid sequence MGKQKMVWFLVFTLTLTLFGLHPERTSAAGVTITNGTDWLDTAGNPIHANSGNILQVGSTYYLYGEHAVGGKFDSVNVYTSTDLKNWTFSNAILTKDSATELASSKIERPKVIYNASTGQYVLWAHYENGTDYNLGRVAVATSNTPNGKFTYEGSFRPLDHESRDMTVFVDTDGTGYLVTASRKNGGANDTMAIFKMNSSYTGIQSFEGWLFENAYREAPAVVKKGNRYYLFTSQAAGWYPNQGAYAVATSMTGPWSPLTPYGNPSAFGSQIHDIATIQGSSTTSYIYMADRWNPMNLGEHKHIWLPLTLNDANGTASLEWHTTWSIDASTGQVTLPALVNHAQGKSASASSTASGSSASLANDGSYQTYWAASSNSWPAWWQVDFGAPKTITEIDISWFMYKGSEGYYKYKIEISNDGVNYSTLDRTNNLTYGFTTDAVHFTARYVRINMVNAVLWNNPGNWYTPTLHEVKMLGPSTPEAAGYSQFTSHNVPDRTIRHANYIARIDANVSPAADAQFRTVPGLASSIGISLESINYPGYFLKRDASNHVVLEAFTNTNAYKGDATFLISPGWADSSKISLQSYSQPGMYIRHYDYVLQLDVVNAASSATTKGDATFARMNF; translated from the coding sequence GTGGGAAAACAAAAGATGGTCTGGTTTCTGGTTTTTACACTGACATTAACCTTGTTTGGTCTGCATCCTGAACGAACCAGTGCGGCGGGTGTAACGATTACCAATGGTACCGATTGGCTTGATACAGCCGGAAACCCCATCCATGCGAACAGCGGTAACATCCTGCAGGTAGGCTCCACGTATTATCTGTATGGAGAGCACGCAGTGGGGGGCAAGTTTGACAGTGTGAACGTCTACACCTCGACAGATCTGAAAAACTGGACCTTCAGCAACGCCATCCTGACCAAAGACTCCGCGACCGAACTGGCCTCCAGCAAGATTGAACGTCCTAAAGTCATCTACAATGCATCGACAGGGCAGTATGTGCTCTGGGCACACTATGAGAACGGTACAGATTACAATCTGGGGCGCGTTGCCGTAGCCACAAGTAATACACCGAATGGTAAATTCACATATGAAGGCAGCTTTCGTCCACTTGATCATGAATCTCGTGACATGACCGTTTTTGTGGACACGGACGGTACAGGGTATCTGGTGACAGCCTCCCGTAAAAATGGGGGTGCCAATGATACGATGGCTATTTTTAAAATGAATTCGAGTTATACGGGGATACAGTCCTTTGAAGGATGGCTGTTCGAGAATGCGTACCGTGAGGCCCCTGCCGTTGTGAAAAAAGGAAACCGCTATTACCTCTTCACTTCCCAGGCTGCAGGCTGGTATCCAAATCAGGGTGCATACGCTGTGGCCACATCGATGACCGGACCATGGTCGCCGCTTACGCCTTATGGCAATCCTTCTGCCTTCGGCTCACAGATCCATGATATTGCCACGATTCAGGGGAGCAGCACCACCTCTTATATTTATATGGCTGATCGCTGGAATCCAATGAATCTAGGCGAACACAAGCATATCTGGCTGCCGCTCACATTAAATGATGCTAATGGAACAGCCTCACTGGAATGGCATACGACATGGAGTATAGATGCATCTACCGGTCAGGTCACGCTGCCTGCACTTGTCAATCATGCTCAGGGCAAGTCAGCTTCCGCCAGTTCCACCGCTTCCGGTTCATCTGCTTCTCTTGCCAATGATGGCAGCTACCAGACCTATTGGGCGGCTTCCTCCAACAGCTGGCCTGCGTGGTGGCAGGTTGATTTTGGTGCACCGAAGACCATTACGGAGATTGATATTTCGTGGTTTATGTATAAAGGCTCAGAGGGATATTACAAATATAAAATCGAGATTAGTAACGATGGCGTAAATTATTCCACCTTGGACCGCACTAACAATCTGACCTATGGCTTTACCACAGATGCAGTACATTTCACCGCCCGTTATGTGCGAATCAACATGGTCAATGCTGTCTTGTGGAACAATCCGGGGAACTGGTACACGCCAACGCTGCATGAAGTCAAAATGCTGGGTCCATCCACCCCGGAAGCTGCAGGTTACAGCCAGTTCACTTCACACAATGTACCGGATCGAACAATCCGTCACGCTAACTATATCGCTCGTATTGATGCCAATGTTTCGCCTGCTGCAGATGCACAGTTCCGCACTGTACCGGGTCTCGCAAGCTCTATAGGTATATCCCTGGAGTCGATCAATTACCCAGGTTATTTCCTGAAACGCGACGCCAGTAACCATGTCGTGCTTGAAGCTTTCACCAATACCAACGCTTACAAAGGAGATGCCACATTCCTGATCAGCCCCGGCTGGGCCGACAGCTCCAAAATCTCTCTGCAGTCGTACAGCCAGCCTGGAATGTACATTCGGCATTATGATTATGTGCTGCAGCTCGATGTTGTGAACGCCGCCAGCAGCGCGACAACAAAGGGTGATGCAACGTTTGCACGAATGAATTTCTAA
- a CDS encoding dihydrofolate reductase family protein, with translation MTASKTILYIAMSLDGYIARLDGSVDWLFDVEGDGGDNGYAAFYQTIGSVVMGRSTYEEVLTLSEEFPYADRPAYVLSRAEQPPAPHVQFTTEHVETLIPRLKETSEGDVWIIGGGLLVQSVMETQLLDEIEIAIIPKVLGEGIPLFPKGTSPALLRMIRTQTLGQIISIRYEVRRSPASRGFITG, from the coding sequence GTGACTGCTTCAAAAACAATTCTCTACATTGCTATGAGCCTGGATGGATATATTGCCCGATTGGACGGTTCTGTAGACTGGCTGTTTGATGTTGAAGGTGACGGAGGAGATAACGGATATGCCGCATTTTATCAGACGATAGGGAGCGTTGTTATGGGACGTTCCACATACGAGGAGGTTCTTACCTTATCAGAGGAATTCCCTTACGCAGATCGTCCAGCCTATGTCCTTTCCCGCGCAGAGCAGCCGCCTGCACCGCATGTACAATTCACAACCGAGCATGTGGAGACACTTATTCCCCGGCTCAAAGAGACTTCCGAGGGAGATGTGTGGATTATAGGCGGCGGCCTGCTTGTTCAATCCGTGATGGAAACACAGCTGTTGGATGAAATTGAGATAGCGATTATACCGAAGGTGCTCGGTGAAGGAATCCCCTTATTTCCTAAAGGTACCTCACCTGCACTGCTCAGAATGATTCGTACCCAGACACTTGGACAGATCATATCCATTCGTTATGAGGTGCGGCGCAGCCCTGCAAGCAGAGGTTTCATTACAGGTTAA
- a CDS encoding YafY family protein, protein MMMNQRRLAMMRLMDSRHKFTARELAERFEVSVRTIQRDLDALQALGFPLYTEVGVNGGYRVLPNRILPPLQLTQQEALGLFMMLEYLQQVPDFPYGSVREHLAEQYFSTLPSDVQDRIAGMRDHIAFMQHPGDHSEFLTSELLTAAVEKKGIVFMYHARSGWKKVSVYPLGIYYEQGYWYMPARNNDRVLLYRVDRMKQLTVLDQTDESLPTLKAWLKQAADQEAEAVVLRFTEFGVRIAASDVLFRAVSHQEWRGMVPRTEFAFTARRLLSYGPEVEVVSPPELREQVRNMLRQSLHQYQEE, encoded by the coding sequence ATGATGATGAATCAACGCAGGCTGGCGATGATGCGCCTCATGGATTCCAGACATAAGTTCACGGCACGTGAATTGGCCGAACGGTTCGAGGTCTCGGTGCGAACGATCCAGCGAGATCTGGATGCGCTGCAGGCACTCGGATTTCCCTTATATACGGAGGTTGGAGTAAACGGGGGATACCGGGTGCTTCCAAACCGGATTTTGCCGCCCCTGCAGCTGACACAGCAGGAAGCACTGGGGCTGTTTATGATGCTTGAATATCTGCAGCAGGTTCCTGATTTTCCGTATGGTTCGGTTCGGGAGCATCTGGCGGAGCAGTACTTCTCCACGCTGCCTTCGGATGTACAGGACCGGATTGCAGGGATGAGAGATCATATTGCATTTATGCAGCATCCAGGTGATCATAGCGAGTTCTTAACATCCGAGCTGTTAACGGCTGCTGTTGAGAAGAAAGGCATTGTATTTATGTATCATGCTAGAAGCGGCTGGAAAAAGGTGAGTGTGTATCCTCTGGGTATCTATTATGAACAGGGATATTGGTACATGCCTGCGCGAAATAATGACCGAGTATTGCTGTACCGCGTGGACCGAATGAAGCAGCTTACCGTGCTCGATCAGACGGATGAATCACTGCCTACGCTAAAGGCATGGCTGAAACAGGCAGCGGATCAGGAGGCGGAAGCAGTTGTTCTGCGATTCACCGAATTCGGTGTTAGAATAGCGGCGTCGGATGTGCTGTTCAGAGCGGTGTCCCATCAGGAGTGGCGCGGAATGGTACCTCGAACAGAGTTTGCCTTTACGGCGCGCAGATTGCTTTCTTATGGTCCCGAGGTGGAAGTGGTGTCTCCGCCAGAGCTGCGGGAACAAGTCCGCAATATGCTGCGGCAAAGTTTACACCAGTATCAAGAAGAATAA
- a CDS encoding SDR family oxidoreductase, which translates to MNETCRRLEGQLALVTGASRGIGRSIAIRLAQEGAYVLVHFGTRQAEAEQVVRHITDHGGQAQAIGADLRTLGGIHELFSKVDDAIRKHGRDDRLDILVNNAGIGQILDLEQTTEASFDEVMNINVKAPLFVTQQAVPRLRDGGRIINISSFVTRVASPGVFAYSMTKGAVDTFTKLLAKELGSRQITVNAIQPGIINTEMNAGTLTNSQGQAYAAGLSVLNRWGEPEDVADVAAFLASADSRWVTGQCIDASGGSHL; encoded by the coding sequence ATGAACGAGACATGCAGAAGACTGGAAGGACAATTGGCTCTGGTCACAGGAGCGAGCAGAGGCATTGGACGCAGTATTGCAATCCGTTTGGCACAGGAGGGCGCATATGTGCTTGTGCACTTCGGGACGCGGCAAGCCGAAGCGGAGCAGGTTGTGCGGCATATTACAGATCATGGTGGACAGGCCCAAGCCATTGGAGCTGATTTACGCACGCTGGGTGGCATTCATGAATTATTTTCCAAGGTTGATGATGCTATTCGGAAGCATGGACGTGACGACAGGCTGGACATTCTGGTAAATAACGCGGGGATCGGGCAGATTCTCGATCTGGAGCAGACGACAGAGGCTTCCTTCGACGAAGTGATGAACATAAATGTAAAAGCTCCCCTGTTTGTAACGCAGCAGGCAGTCCCGCGCCTGCGGGATGGAGGGCGAATCATTAATATTTCTTCTTTTGTTACACGGGTGGCTTCTCCAGGGGTATTTGCCTATAGCATGACGAAGGGAGCGGTGGATACCTTCACAAAGCTGCTGGCAAAAGAGCTGGGAAGTCGCCAGATTACGGTCAATGCAATCCAGCCGGGCATTATTAATACCGAGATGAATGCAGGAACACTCACGAACTCGCAAGGACAGGCATATGCAGCAGGCTTGTCTGTTCTGAACCGCTGGGGAGAGCCAGAGGATGTTGCAGATGTGGCTGCATTTCTTGCTTCAGCGGACAGCCGCTGGGTTACCGGGCAGTGTATTGATGCCAGCGGGGGATCACACCTGTAA
- a CDS encoding phosphotransferase, which produces MNMTMETLYQVLKQYFKQDVITVEYDTITLHGGTVGNVSLVTGTAETADGQNLPYQIVLKIQSKWERYNDPDSWRREYDLYMSDLGTTFSDTFRWPVCYYAEMNDEETGYQLWLEYIDGVTGLELSDDMYEQAALELGRYHGKLYAEQPAVLQNLTNLSHVDLMKNTYLYYRSWPLVYDYIRSENCDFPPHVRQMLIDIDENSDNIFARIEQLPVVLNHRDFWVTNIFYADGKIALIDWDTSGWGYLGEDLASLIADETDIDHMVEYYQRCIPAYYQGFAEYADAPPLADHCVYEMILIVFGYRLIEGYLHAEAVEAKEPYARILQKIYALKDSPLQINVR; this is translated from the coding sequence ATGAATATGACGATGGAAACGCTGTACCAGGTGTTAAAGCAATATTTTAAACAAGATGTAATCACAGTAGAATATGACACTATCACGCTTCATGGCGGAACAGTAGGGAATGTAAGTCTGGTTACGGGTACTGCCGAAACTGCTGATGGTCAGAACCTGCCCTATCAAATCGTGCTGAAGATTCAGTCGAAATGGGAACGTTACAATGACCCTGACTCCTGGCGCCGAGAATATGATCTCTACATGTCTGATCTCGGAACGACCTTCTCGGATACCTTTCGCTGGCCCGTTTGCTACTATGCAGAAATGAATGATGAAGAGACTGGATATCAGCTGTGGCTGGAATACATCGATGGGGTGACTGGTTTAGAGCTGTCCGATGATATGTATGAACAGGCTGCGCTGGAGTTAGGTCGCTATCATGGCAAACTGTATGCGGAGCAGCCCGCCGTGCTGCAGAATCTGACCAACTTGAGCCATGTCGATCTGATGAAAAACACGTATCTTTATTATCGCTCCTGGCCGCTTGTGTATGATTATATCCGTTCCGAAAATTGTGATTTCCCGCCGCATGTCCGGCAAATGCTAATCGATATAGATGAGAACTCGGACAACATCTTTGCCCGAATCGAGCAGCTGCCCGTCGTGCTGAACCACCGGGATTTCTGGGTGACCAATATATTTTATGCCGATGGGAAAATTGCGCTCATTGATTGGGATACATCCGGATGGGGTTACCTTGGAGAGGATCTGGCCAGCCTGATCGCAGATGAAACAGATATTGATCATATGGTGGAGTACTATCAGCGCTGTATTCCTGCGTATTACCAAGGTTTTGCGGAGTATGCTGATGCTCCCCCACTCGCTGATCACTGCGTGTACGAGATGATTCTGATCGTGTTTGGATACAGACTTATAGAAGGGTATCTCCATGCCGAAGCTGTGGAAGCAAAGGAACCGTATGCTCGAATACTGCAGAAAATCTATGCATTGAAAGACAGTCCGCTGCAGATTAATGTCCGCTGA
- a CDS encoding CD3324 family protein, with protein MKYVNADTILPEELLREIQRHLPGGLIYIPKPKDTHKKWGEKSGGRQLIRSRNNEIRGLHREGITIDQLAARFCLSIDSIKKIVYCKDKR; from the coding sequence ATGAAATATGTTAATGCTGATACTATCCTTCCGGAAGAATTGCTGAGAGAAATACAGCGTCATCTTCCCGGCGGATTAATCTACATCCCGAAGCCCAAGGATACCCACAAGAAATGGGGAGAGAAGTCAGGCGGTCGACAGTTGATTCGGTCGCGAAACAACGAGATTCGCGGGCTTCATCGTGAAGGAATCACGATTGATCAGCTTGCAGCACGTTTTTGTTTATCGATCGACAGCATCAAGAAGATCGTATATTGCAAAGATAAACGGTAA